atatttatgaacaaaagtACATGAACAAGAGAAGCAAAACATGTTGTTATAAGTATACTTCTTTTGTTAACATATTAAGAATGCTTAAAATTTACAACAGAAAAGCAAACAACACTCATATACATTACAGTATGGCCAGAGAAAAGatttaatacaattcaatataataaagcaatataatacaaaattacaGCGAGGCCGCACATTACATATATACCTCTCAAAAAGTTGGTTAGTACATGGCAGACAATTACAGAAAATTCAAGGGTTATAACTCTGGTGTATTAAGTAAGGTCAAttaatgtcttaaaattgttgtttaatattattgttcaaATCATATACAATgtcaatgtattattaaattatttatatatattattatttggaGATTTGTATATAGTTACAAGAATGGACAATTGTTAAAAAGAGTTTGTTAATTTTGTGCAATGCAAGGGCCACAACTTTTGACACTGCAGTGTTCACAGTAGTTTGGCCTTTAGCAAAATAGTTTGAGatgaaaggaaatataaaaaaaacagctataaataaaacagcaaagataatgtttaaaatttggtgttatactactgtttgcaaaattAATATACTAAATGAAAAGTGCTTGCCAATCAGTTAAACGAAGCATGAGCCTAAACATTTTGCACTGAACAGATGGTATTTTTTGTCCGTACCAGGCCTTTCTTATGAGTGAAACATAAAGCTACAATTGGAGCGTCATAAAAGCTACAATCATTCAAtgcttaaataatatttaaacactaAGTTAATTTTGCAAACAGTACTATTTCTTTTTCAGTAAAAACATGAGCAAGATATCGTCTGTCTCTACCAGTAAATGCATATTACAGTAACAACTAGATGGATGTCATAGACACACCAATAATACAGAGCCTGCTAATGTCAGTTCTGTGAAAGATTGCGCTTTAACGTTGAAAAGGCATGCTaattaaatatctgaaaaatgaTCCCTGAGTTGACCCTAACCTTTCATCTACAGACATGGTTCTTGTACCCAAGCATCATGTCTCATGGTGATTATTTATGTTAAGTTACGGTACAGCCTGGTCAGGCCAAAATACAAGGGATTTTGACCAATAACCCTTGGCCTGTGACCTTTAGACAAGGGTCTTTCATGTGATAGGGCTCTATGTAGAAGGCAGTCTTCCAAGGTGATCATTGGGGCAAAGTTATTCTGAAATCCCCCGATGCATGGCCAAGTAACAGCCAGGACAAGCCAGTATACAAGGCATTTTGCCCAACGACCCTcgagtgtgaccttgacctacagACTTAGGTCTTGTATGTGACAAGCTGTCTTCTCATAGCTTACATTTGGGCCAGGTGCGTGCTAGCGGGCCGgacaataaatattcatttaaaatcatttcttgatataaagataaaaatgttcAACTATGCATTATTTGGTTTCCATTGAGATAGAGATATTTTgctgaagttttattaataataaatcttGTCTTAAAAATGGGAGGACTTCATTTATATAATGGTGTATGCAAAATTTGCTGGAGTCAACAAACACCTCTTTAACAAATGTAGTCCTAACAAAGTACTTTTGCACACACAATTACCTGATTATAGACACTGTGGTTCTCTTTCCAGTTCTAATAAATCAgtaataaagacaaaaaaaacatgcaataatGTAGTATAAAAAgcgttataaaatatattaacatttccAGCAGTATGTTCCGTGCTAAATCAAAGGTATAACCCAAACTAGTAGATAAAATGTTGTGAAAACACCCAAATATAGGAATGtatatgtcaaaatgattttaccccccccccccctccccccacaacaaaaaaatcattctcatttttcattttgtaaattccataattaatttatgtttttcaatcCTGTTTCTTTATCAGTttcaaaatgaaagtaaattTAGTCAGAAACCAGAAACAGTCTATCCTAAAGTTCTTTGTTGGAACAACTGCTTGTGGTTAATTAAGGATTGATGGCTGTGTTGACTTTAAACACAAGTATTTTTCTGACATTTCTCGTTCTGAAATATGACTGCTGAATAATTATGGTTAATCAATACGAATTTAATCTGCTACTGGAACAAAGCTTGTAACTCTTTCCCAGGGgtcatattcaatataatactTATCCTTATGTAGGTTACACctctcagtgattccattccaTTCTATCTGTTAACAATGAGAACTACAGGGAAAGGCCCAGTAGTCCgaactttcaaaataaaccctgtttagatctgggcatacatgccatatttctgagaggcttccgaggggattttggtctgaattccaaatgattttgattttacaccaggggatttttacgcaacgaaaatttgcgcaatatctgcatttataatataagaataaatacagaaatacactcaaattccaattatttttggacttagttatcatggtccttcatggaatttcaacCTTATAATATTATTGAAGCTTTTcactgtcaaccttaagcaagttttgaaaaaaaataaatatttttttttaaattccaggggatatggatcccccagcgggggaccaggggatgggtcgaaattctgggggatttttatccccgccgggggatatggcatgtatgcctGAGATGGTTTTTAATATAGACCGAGGTATATATTACTTCACAATTGCACAATACCACATACATAAGTCAAGCTCATCATGcaaaaagagcaaacaaaaccACAATATTGCTCTTACCCAACATGTGTCACAGTTATTCTGTATGTGCTGACAAACGTTAGTACGCATATCAGTCAGTATTAACACATAATGCAATCACACATAAAACTAGCAAAATCATTCTTTTCTGTACAACATGATATCTTTGTCTTTGCACAAAAGGGCCGTGTCATTTATACTcgatgttttgaaaaaagtgtgAATGAAAGAGCATGAACATGCTACCTCatgcaaagcttttatgaactAAATTATTCAGAATATGCAACAGTCAGGTGTTTATCTTATCGTACAGTGTATCTGTCTGCTTTAAACACATATCATTAGTTTTCTGTATGTCTTCAgctttatttatgatatattttacaactgctTCAGTTAAGTATTCAGTTTGTCTGTTTGCACAGTGGTAAGCACATTTGCTGCTCAACAGGGGTTCCAGGTTCAATTCCCATCCTgggcgtatgtgagtttggttggaaGTCATCAAGCCGAAGTGGGTTTTCTCAAGGCATTCCATTTACCTacacaacacaagatcacattgtgtcaacgagagtgataTGCATAACTTaacataactttcttcacaactgttgtaaaataagcaaagttTAATTCATTCTGGTTTACACTAATCTCATGTTTAAACAGTTATGTACTGATGATGCAGGATCgtaaaataaagacaatattgaattgaatttgtatattaaggatattattatcataatggAACAGACGCTTACCTGGGCAAAACAAAGGGGAACAAATGTCATGTAGTAAGAAGTGAGCATGGAGTTGAAGAGGATCTGTTTGACCCTGTTGTTGAAATCGACCTTGAGATTTTCGACCTCGTCACGTATCACCTCTGGAGACATGACACAATTGTGGTACAACACTTGCTCCCGATCAACTCCGGGCTTGTGCTTGGGTGAATATTTCTCGGCTACAGAAGAAGGCCAGTTTAAGGACTTCAAATAAAGAGGCTTAACTGTTGGTCCAAACAGGAATATATAAGTGACTATCCTGCAAAAAGAAAGCAAGAAATAATAACTACCGGTAGAccattttaatattcatttagaaAATTCATAGTATTCATtatgaaacatttcaaaaaaaattctCAGACCAAGGTGAATACAGTACTAAGTGCAGTATCAGTAccagaaatatataatattttataaattatacataatataatgcTTTATCCTTTTCGAGCCATAAGCCAAGTGGTCAACCTATAACAAAAACATCCTTTAATTGACAATCATTGATTTACAATTCTGATTAAATAAGTGATGCACGTACGGACAGCACAGGAAGAGGCAGTAAAGAAGTGAGTGATTTCTGAGTACGTGGAACACTGTGAAGAAGAGACTGATGACCGCCAGCGAGACCAGCGTCACCTTGCACGCTTGAACCAGCATGTACAGCAACCCCCGACCTGACCGAGGTCCATATATCTGCAAGTGACAAAAATAACATACagtcattttttataattcaaaataatacattcaatCATAGTTTCACATATATGCAACCAGACTTATTGATATCAAAACCAAATATAatgaattgtatatatttaacaaacttctcctcttttttttttaatttcataatgtTTCAGAGCTAAAGAAAccaatattttgtatttgtagtaaaacttctttttttccttttaagatacaaaaaataattaagaattgGTTCGTAGAAAAATTCACATATTAGTCAGCCTTTATGTTTACCTCTTGCACAAAACACCACAGTAATCTTCTACTCATCAGCACACACAGAAATGCCACCAGATAGGGATCAATCAGGTAGAAATTCTGAAACAATACACCAggttaaaaaaacactaacaaTATTTAGCTGTCAAAAAACTGATTTACTTgtaatacttatttaaacagaaaatttataaaaaaactcaaTTAATATTTCGAACATCCTTTAAATGCAAAATGAGAGgataataatagttttatttggaagttattgaaaatatatagtaaTAGCTTATGATCATCTGTATGTTGTCAACTTGTGCCAATGACAtccaacaataaaaaaatactgactTGGCTTAATTTAAAGTAACAATTTTCTCAACATGTTCATACTTACCAAGGCATAGTTAGCATGTGAGTTTGGGAGCCACCAGACAGTCTTATACAAGTTAATGTACTGCAGGCACATTACAATAAATCCAAACACATAAAGCATAGCCTCAAATGAGATGTTCGTGTCTCCTTGGATTTCTGGAATATGGGCATGTTTTGGTAGGACTGCCATCGTGGCCAGAGGAATTAAGTTTGCGTCCCGATCGTCACTGTgtctgaaaatgtttatttcagtctGCATTTTTTTTGGATTCCATAATTTGAACTCACAATCTTATGACTTTTAGGTCCAAAAACAATTTGGGATTCTGATTTTCAAAGATtgtgaataaaattatttaaatttgtgaTGTGTGCCAATAAAAAGTCAGAATAATTCACAATCTTATTTGTTCTCATATTTAAGGCAGATTAAAACCATCGCAGTGTTATACTTTTAGGCAAATCAGTATTGTGTTGTAATGTGTATTCAGGTATGATCTCAGTGAGAAAACTTTTAAGGAGCATTGGTGGCAATTGCCGAAAGGAATGCATGTTAGACTCCAGATCTGAGGGTGCCAATTATGAtcccttttaaaaaatataaaaatatatatataatgatctttttcaagttatactcttagaaatttattgaaatgtcattttatcaattttagttatttttgtgttaatttttaaacaatatcaatggactgaagggccatatttagttgtgtttttttaaacaatatctaaGGACTGAAGAGCCATATATATGTTAGTGACCAAGCTATGTGACGATCGACTGTGGTTCACATATGCGCCGTCCAAAAGAACTATGCATTTGCTGTATTTTTTCAGCATACGCTGCATACCAAAAGAATGTGCACTCACACGCAGCTTATTTGAATAGTTGTTACCAGGCAGGAGCTAAACGATATATAGCATATATATGCCTGAGGGTGACACATATGTCAACTTGAACAGTCTTTTAAGTACAACCAGTTTGTTGTTACATATAAGTTTTTTGTGCAAATTCAGTGTTCATACAATAGACTCTCTCACACTACACCATACTGTGGTGGAGTCTATTGTTTGATCTCTGAATTACAATTCTTAGAATTACTTGTTTCCACATTTTAGTCTTGTATAGCTACATGTATCAGGTACACATTCATATATTGCAAAgttaattatgttttgtggaTGGAATGATGAATAATTAATTCGATcatagttacaaatcatttatagtcaataacattttatttctaaaattcgAGCCACTCTGTCCGGAATAATATCATGTTCATAGTTTCCATTTTCTTACCCAGCACATAGTGATTTGTGCGGTCCTGGCTGAAAGGTGGGACCAGTTTGTAGCCTTGACAATATTCGCCTTCCAGCTGGCATATTACCATTGAGTTAACCccataaatttcattaaaatgtgttagaaattaattattttcctCGGAGTAGATTTTTATCTTAACGCCGCTGACCTGTCCGGTGTCAGTGTGCTTTCGCACTCGTGCGATAGAACCCGAAAGAAACCGAACAAACATGACAGAAGAAAACGatgatatatttcatacaatcaCAATGTCTGAAGAGATGTATGACATGTTTAATCACACCATTTCCAGCTTGTCTAAAAATCATGTTTGCCTTGTCAGTTGATCATTTCCTTCTGAATAATGACACAAATTTATTAACATACTGTATCTATATAGACTTCAATCAAGTAAGATAAGtctgttttacataaaatgcaaattatggccctttattattgaaCTTGAAAACTctggttttgcatgtaaaataCTGTTCTTAATGGTGCTGTTGATACTGATCTCTTCTTATAAACCTGTGCCTCTTGCTAGAACTCTGATCACCATGTGTTAATACTTGAAAAGAATTACGGAGACTTCGTACCAATTCAATTTCGTACCAGGAGACTTCGTACCATTCGGCTGGAGAGATCGTACcggatatatatattgtatagttatataagtttttgataatttttgtgttTAGAAATGTATAGACAATTGAGagaatagatatatatatatataaatacgaAATATAGTATGCTGGTTCAAGTTCTgaacaatgtttgtattttggtaATTGTTTGAATGGTTCATttagtgaaaacaaaataaactttaaatatccGGGAGTGGGAACGAAGGTGAATGCTAAAGCAAAGCAGGTCGCCAGAGAGCGTCTCCACCTACCCGCCTCCAAGATTGTCGAGGACGCCATGGTCGAGTTCATGCAAACGGATGGACCAAACCCTCCCAATCCTGAGAACGTCGCCCAGGCAGCCAACCTCCATCGCCAGAAACTACGACCGACAGAACCGAAAGATGACGAGCTCTCATTTGCGTTAAATGAGGAATTCATCAACGCCGATGAATTCCTAGTAGATGATGTCCGTGTAGGAGAGCAGCATCATCTACTCTTCGCCACACAGACACAGCTCCAGCATCTCTGTGTGGCACGTCACTGGTTTATGGATGGCACATTTAAGTTGTGCGTCGTCCATTTTTCCAGTTGATGTTGATCCACTCTTTTGTTCGAACCGGGGAGAACGCCAAGCAGGTCCCCCTCCTGTTTGTCCTCATGACACGGAGGACAAAACAGGACTACGTAGCTGTCTTACGTGCGGTGAGGGAATGGCTTGGTGATCCAATTGTTGAGTGGTTCATGCTAGATTTTGAAGCTGCGGCATGGCAAGCAGTCCGGGAAGTAGTTCCCAACACTGTTGTGAAGGGCTTCAGCTTCCACTGGTCTCAGCGGGTATACCAGAAGGTGACACGTCTGGGACTGGCACCAGCCTATACTCAGAAGGGAGGAGTATATCACTTTGTCAGGAAGCTGCTAGCTCTTCCCTACCTACCCACCGAGCATGTGAGGCCTGCCTTCCTTACACTAAGGGAGCCGGCTGTGGAGTCGGAGAGTGAGCGTATATTGGACCTGGTAGACTACATCGGAAGAACATGGGTAGAAGGCACGCGATGGCGCCCAGAAAATTGGTCTGTCTACATGGAGACAGTTAGAACAAACAATGATGTGGAAGGATGGCACCGCCGCCTTAACACTAGAGCTGGAGGAGCGCAGCTCCCCTTCTACGTTCTTGTACCTCTCCTGTATGGAGAGGCCCAGTACGTGGACATCCAGGCACGGCTGGTCTCAGCCAACATCTTACAACGCCTGCACAGGAAGAAAATTTTAATACAGGTCAACTTACGAGAAACTACATCAAGCCTGCCACATCATCAGACTAGGACCCATAGCAACATCAGCGGAGAACTACAACGAGGACGAATAACATGTGAATGAAACCATAAGTGACTGTGCTACTGAGTATCGTGTTTTAATGTGCTAAATCAATGTAGTGATATTCattgtttaatgatttaaaatccattagTTTATGTCCTTATTTCTATtcgttattgttttttgtaatgTGCTGTATGTGATGTCTGTTTGTATTCATGATCATTTGCCGTTTTAACTTCTTGTGTGCTTatgtaaataagataataaatcTTCCATCTATCTATGTATCTAagttttgtatttgcatttcattattgtatatgtaatgtgctgttttaatgtttggtttgtatgattatttgtgctataatttgaaaaatttCCATGAACTTGAATAAATCTACATAATCGTATAACACTTGTTATACCTGTTTTTCACACCATTCTTAACCTCAAGTATCCCAATTGTCTCCTTTAACGACCATGTTAGCACCTAATTAGCACCTACTTATCGCCTTAGAAAACCCTTATATATAGTGCATATGTGGTACGATGTCTCCAAGAGTGGTACGATATTGAAGTGGTACGAAGTCTCCGACATTCCTTGAAAAGGCAGAACTTGACTGGTAGTCATGGCGAGTGTTCAGGAACAGATGGTGACAATACACATTTCACCACTAGTGGCCGTGACAATACATGgaagaaaataattgttgagttgAAATACTGTACAGTTTTGATTGAGCATTTACAACTGTTACAGTTGAACTGTAAGGACACATGGAGAACTCCAACATGCCGAAGCTGgggtttttaaaagaaaatattttaaatttacagtGCTAGCTTAATATCAAATTCAATTGACTGGGTATATTCTTCAATATTACGTCTCTTTATTTCAGTAGCCAGGCCGAGGGGTATAAGGAGGGTG
The DNA window shown above is from Mya arenaria isolate MELC-2E11 chromosome 6, ASM2691426v1 and carries:
- the LOC128238924 gene encoding transmembrane protein 39A-B-like isoform X1, producing MPAGRRILSRLQTGPTFQPGPHKSLCAGHSDDRDANLIPLATMAVLPKHAHIPEIQGDTNISFEAMLYVFGFIVMCLQYINLYKTVWWLPNSHANYALNFYLIDPYLVAFLCVLMSRRLLWCFVQEIYGPRSGRGLLYMLVQACKVTLVSLAVISLFFTVFHVLRNHSLLYCLFLCCPIVTYIFLFGPTVKPLYLKSLNWPSSVAEKYSPKHKPGVDREQVLYHNCVMSPEVIRDEVENLKVDFNNRVKQILFNSMLTSYYMTFVPLCFAQNWKENHSVYNQNTLYYDTWWVGQHVFLTWLSAFLMLCAHFLPPRYLDLMHRCSQHLGRWQKVEGRHAHVPYNAWSELQVWPQGALVKHVRGLFKAEGVNVTAEPGNSMHGRFYFLFHRPLRVLNWMLILTWLLVGYQFFVLLQCSEWNHIICIALVLFCNYYTLFKLLRDRIILSKTYKDDDSGQN
- the LOC128238924 gene encoding transmembrane protein 39A-B-like isoform X2; the encoded protein is MPAGRRILSRLQTGPTFQPGPHKSLCAGHSDDRDANLIPLATMAVLPKHAHIPEIQGDTNISFEAMLYVFGFIVMCLQYINLYKTVWWLPNSHANYALNFYLIDPYLVAFLCVLMSRRLLWCFVQEIYGPRSGRGLLYMLVQACKVTLVSLAVISLFFTVFHVLRNHSLLYCLFLCCPIVTYIFLFGPTVKPLYLKSLNWPSSVAEKYSPKHKPGVDREQVLYHNCVMSPEVIRDEVENLKVDFNNRVKQILFNSMLTSYYMTFVPLCFAQHIQNNCDTCWNTLYYDTWWVGQHVFLTWLSAFLMLCAHFLPPRYLDLMHRCSQHLGRWQKVEGRHAHVPYNAWSELQVWPQGALVKHVRGLFKAEGVNVTAEPGNSMHGRFYFLFHRPLRVLNWMLILTWLLVGYQFFVLLQCSEWNHIICIALVLFCNYYTLFKLLRDRIILSKTYKDDDSGQN
- the LOC128238924 gene encoding transmembrane protein 39A-B-like isoform X3, with protein sequence MPAGRRILSRLQTGPTFQPGPHKSLCAGHSDDRDANLIPLATMAVLPKHAHIPEIQGDTNISFEAMLYVFGFIVMCLQYINLYKTVWWLPNSHANYALNFYLIDPYLVAFLCVLMSRRLLWCFVQEIYGPRSGRGLLYMLVQACKVTLVSLAVISLFFTVFHVLRNHSLLYCLFLCCPIVTYIFLFGPTVKPLYLKSLNWPSSVAEKYSPKHKPGVDREQVLYHNCVMSPEVIRDEVENLKVDFNNRVKQILFNSMLTSYYMTFVPLCFAQNNCDTCWNTLYYDTWWVGQHVFLTWLSAFLMLCAHFLPPRYLDLMHRCSQHLGRWQKVEGRHAHVPYNAWSELQVWPQGALVKHVRGLFKAEGVNVTAEPGNSMHGRFYFLFHRPLRVLNWMLILTWLLVGYQFFVLLQCSEWNHIICIALVLFCNYYTLFKLLRDRIILSKTYKDDDSGQN
- the LOC128238924 gene encoding transmembrane protein 39A-B-like isoform X4: MPAGRRILSRLQTGPTFQPGPHKSLCAGHSDDRDANLIPLATMAVLPKHAHIPEIQGDTNISFEAMLYVFGFIVMCLQYINLYKTVWWLPNSHANYALNFYLIDPYLVAFLCVLMSRRLLWCFVQEIYGPRSGRGLLYMLVQACKVTLVSLAVISLFFTVFHVLRNHSLLYCLFLCCPIVTYIFLFGPTVKPLYLKSLNWPSSVAEKYSPKHKPGVDREQVLYHNCVMSPEVIRDEVENLKVDFNNRVKQILFNSMLTSYYMTFVPLCFAQNTLYYDTWWVGQHVFLTWLSAFLMLCAHFLPPRYLDLMHRCSQHLGRWQKVEGRHAHVPYNAWSELQVWPQGALVKHVRGLFKAEGVNVTAEPGNSMHGRFYFLFHRPLRVLNWMLILTWLLVGYQFFVLLQCSEWNHIICIALVLFCNYYTLFKLLRDRIILSKTYKDDDSGQN